One genomic window of Pocillopora verrucosa isolate sample1 chromosome 8, ASM3666991v2, whole genome shotgun sequence includes the following:
- the LOC131791251 gene encoding putative protein-lysine deacylase ABHD14B, whose product MANLALNVNVRWNVLIALLIIFSVAFFLYYSSPWKAWPKSAAKKQAEESAVGKYFTWNTKDRTKDQIYYKEVVPQVSENTRFTVILLHGQLFTSENWDNIGTLKALAAKSYKAIAVDLPGHGHSESVKAPSDEDEKVNFVSSLIENLGVDRPVLVAPSMSGSYVLPALMEKDLRIKIRGFIPVAPGAVAKYEENDLRKLNLPTLIVYGELDKNFKPFFPLIKNIPNSEVFMMKNAKHACYLDKPEEFNARIIEFLDKL is encoded by the coding sequence ATGGCGAATTTGGCCCTTAATGTGAATGTGAGATGGAATGTTTTAATCGCTCTGCTAATAATTTTCTCTGTAGCATTTTTCCTGTATTATTCTTCTCCTTGGAAGGCATGGCCTAAATCTGCAGCTAAAAAACAAGCAGAAGAGAGTGCTGTTGGTAAATATTTCACGTGGAATACTAAGGATCGTACTAAGGATCAAATATACTACAAAGAAGTCGTACCTCAGGTATCAGAAAACACCCGATTTACAGTTATACTGCTGCATGGACAGTTGTTCACGTCCGAAAATTGGGATAACATCGGAACTTTGAAGGCGTTGGCTGCCAAAAGTTACAAAGCCATCGCTGTGGACTTGCCAGGACATGGTCACTCAGAATCTGTAAAGGCTCCTTCAGATGAAGATGAGAAAGTAAATTTTGTGTCTAGTTTGATAGAGAATCTTGGTGTAGACAGGCCAGTTTTAGTGGCACCTTCGATGAGTGGTTCGTACGTGTTGCCGGCGTTAATGGAAAAGGATCTCAGGATAAAGATAAGGGGATTTATTCCAGTTGCACCAGGAGCCGTTGCTAAATATGAAGAGAACGACCTTAGGAAGCTGAATCTTCCAACTCTGATAGTTTATGGCGAGTTggacaaaaattttaaaccgTTTTTTCCATTAATTAAGAACATTCCTAATAGTGAAGTTTTTATGATGAAGAATGCAAAGCATGCATGCTACCTTGACAAACCAGAGGAATTCAATGCAAGGATAATTGAATTTCTTGACAAGCTGTAG